The Garra rufa chromosome 23, GarRuf1.0, whole genome shotgun sequence genome includes a region encoding these proteins:
- the mcf2b gene encoding proto-oncogene DBL isoform X2: protein MAEANPLRGLPRIQRAAMSFPGHLHLVLVLRPKTHLQTTGTDLGFRFSQDDFALKMPMVMLSSLTDLLRFIDENQLSTEFGGTLEECHSDWIVLQTAIESFAVTVKEIAQLLQTFGTELSEIELPDEASGIEYLLRAHTEKYRQMKDDIRSVMREGRQLLSNLEASKAVEGAAAEDRDISQDKERVQRLVAQLRDMEMAFDGFFEKHHLKLQQYLQLLQYEMSFHEMEAILEKLSAQEKAIDSVGTTVAQTEQLLKDLEMLETTAEEEMGRAQIIILHGHQLAASHHYALALIVQRCNELRHHSDTLTTALRAKRASLTRIRDLLLRLEETVRWCDEGAYLLANQLLDKFQSKEGAQGALRDIERLMETAPSVVRSNPDVLSLEFEAILTPQLQSQIEAVTEKLSTVQGMIQSRQACLRKLADIQVRPIQLVAPRPENSPRCKSPVFSPKHSFDVNSSLRFSFDLALPGKRASRKGPSTKKIEVMHDYEENRSCLSYSPEGVENPDQHKRHVMKELIETERIYVDELLSVLLGYRAEMDNPSLSNILPSVLRNKKEELFGNLPEIYKFHSRIFLQDLESCLETPERVGACFLERKENFQVYERYCQNKPRSDVLWRQCSDSAFIQECKKKLDHKLGLDSYLLKPVQRLTKYQLLLKELLKHSSNSQYASELQGALNAMLDLLKSVNDSMHQIAITGYEGDLSDLGRVLMQGSFNVWINHRKGPTRMKDMARFKPMQRHLFLHERALLFCKKREESGEAHDRTASYSFKHCLMMSAVGIAENVKGDVKKFEIWYNGKEEVYVVQASTVDVKIAWLTEIRKILNNQQKIDKVNAHPDGEQPLSPPLADSKLQGASVSSEEADSGRVSPVLTDPVIVSPRPHHHNRRSWPGTSHSVDLCEGLEDWTTDLSNISDSDEEDDVLLVPGRYRAMLDHLKCGKDDVIIKCGDVIHVLQESAMGLWHVKNLTRGGEGNLPVDTLLRMLGDASQSPSIRSGGGLMVREI, encoded by the exons GCCATAGAGAGTTTTGCAGTGACAGTGAAAGAGATCGCTCAATTGCTGCAGACATTTGGCACAGAACTGTCTGAGATCGAGCTGCCTGATGAAGCCAGTGGCATTGAGTACCTCCTCAGAGCGCATACTGAAAAATACAGGCAGATGAAG GATGACATTAGGTCAGTTATGAGGGAAGGACGCCAGCTTCTCTCAAACCTTGAGGCCTCAAAAGCAGTGGAAGGCGCTGCAGCAGAAGACAGAGACATCAGCCAAGACAAAGAAAGAGTGCAGAG GCTTGTGGCACAGTTACGGGACATGGAAATGGCTTTTGACGGCTTCTTTGAGAAGCACCACCTCAAGCTTCAACAATACCTTCAACTGCTTCAATATGAGATGAGCTTCCATGAG ATGGAGGCCATTCTGGAGAAACTCAGTGCACAGGAGAAAGCCATTGACTCTGTGGGGACAACAGTGGCCCAGACGGAGCAGTTGCTCAAAGACCTTGAGATGCTGGAGACCACAGCAGAG GAAGAAATGGGCCGTGCTCAGATTATTATTCTGCATGGGCACCAGCTGGCAGCGAGTCATCACTACGCTCTTGCCCTAATAGTTCAGCGCTGCAATGAACTGAGGCATCACTCTGACACTCTCACAACAGCTCTGCGTGCCAAACGGGCATCTCTCACACGCATACGAGACCTGCTGTTGCGGTTGGAGGAG ACTGTGCGTTGGTGTGATGAGGGGGCCTATCTGCTGGCTAACCAGCTGTTGGATAAGTTTCAGTCCAAAGAGGGGGCGCAGGGAGCCCTGCGAGACATTGAGAGACTCATGGAGACGGCGCCCTCAGTGGTGCGGTCTAACCCGGATGTTCTTAGTCTGGAGTTTGAAGCAATACTCACACCACAGTTACAG TCTCAAATAGAGGCTGTCACAGAGAAGTTATCAACAGTGCAGGGAATGATCCAGAGCAGACAAGCCTGTCTGAGGAAACTGGCTGATATCCAGGTCAGACCCATCCAGCTAGTCGCTCCAAGGCCCGAGAACTCACCACGCTGCAAATCCCCTGTATTCTCTCCAAAGCACA GTTTTGACGTGAACTCCAGTTTAAGGTTTTCTTTTGATCTCGCTCTTCCTGGAAAAAGGGCCTCACGGAAAGGTCCCAGCACTAAAAAG ATAGAGGTCATGCACGACTATGAGGAGAACCGCAGCTGTCTGTCTTACAGCCCAGAGGGAGTTGAGAACCCTGACCAGCACAAACG CCACGTAATgaaggagctgattgagacggaGAGAATCTATGTGGATGAGCTGCTGTCTGTTTTGCTG GGTTACAGGGCAGAGATGGATAACCCGTCTCTCTCTAATATACTGCCATCTGTACTGCGAAACAAGAAAGAAGAGCTATTCGGAAATCTGCCGGAGATCTATAAATTTCACAGCAG GATATTTCTGCAGGACCTCGAGAGCTGCTTAGAGACCCCAGAGAGAGTGGGAGCGTGCTTTCTGGAACGG AAAGAAAATTTTCAGGTCTATGAGCGCTACTGCCAGAACAAGCCTCGCTCAGATGTCCTCTGGAGGCAGTGTTCAGATTCAGCCTTCATCCAG GAgtgcaaaaagaagctggatcaTAAACTAGGTCTGGACTCATATTTGCTGAAACCTGTTCAACGTTTAACCAAGTACCAGCTTCTTCTGAAG GAACTACTAAAACATAGCTCAAACTCACAGTATGCGTCTGAGCTGCAGGGGGCGCTAAATGCCATGCTGGACCTCCTCAAGTCTGTCAATGACTCCATGCATCAAATTGCCATCACTGGTTATGAG GGAGATTTGAGTGACCTGGGCCGTGTCCTTATGCAGGGGTCTTTCAACGTCTGGATCAACCATAGGAAAGGGCCAACACGCATGAAGGACATGGCTCGCTTTAAACCAATGCAAAGGCATCTGTTTCTTCACGAAAGAGCTCTGCTTTTCTGCAAGAAGAGAGAGGAGAGTGGAGAAGCACATGATCGGACAGCCTCTTACAGCTTCAAACACTGCCTGatg ATGAGTGCTGTTGGTATCGCAGAAAACGTCAAAGGAGATGTAAAGAAGTTTGAAATTTGGTATAATGGAAAAGAGGAGGTGTATGTTGTTCAG GCTTCAACTGTAGATGTGAAGATTGCATGGCTCACTGAGATTAGAAAAATCCTAAACAATCAGCAAAAGATTGACAAAG TTAATGCTCACCCGGACGGTGAGCAGCCATTATCTCCACCCTTGGCCGACAG CAAGCTCCAGGGGGCGTCCGTCAGCTCGGAGGAGGCCGATTCAGGCCGCGTGAGTCCGGTTTTGACAGACCCAGTCATCGTTTCTCCGCGTCCTCACCACCACAATCGCCGCA GCTGGCCAGGGACATCTCACTCTGTGGACCTCTGTGAGGGTCTGGAGGACTGGACCACTGACCTTTCGAACATCTCAGACTCTGATGAAGAAGACGATGTGCTGCTG GTTCCTGGAAGGTATAGAGCAATGCTGGACCATTTAAAGTGTGGCAAGGATGATGTAATCATCAAATGTGGTGATGTCATTCACGTGCTGCAGGAGAGTGCCATGGGGCTTTG GCATGTTAAGAATTTGACTCGTGGAGGTGAAGGAAATCTCCCTGTTGATACACTGCTGAGAATGCTGGGAGATGCAAGCCAAAGTCCTTCCATTAGATCGGGAGGGGGGCTTATG GTACGGGAAATATAA
- the f9b gene encoding coagulation factor IXb, whose product MVKIYPIILICSLLLETWLSSGASVFVPRDLAGSLLKRQKRYNTGRFEEMMKDNLERECYEERCNLEEAREVFEDHEQTMKFWITYMDGDQCQSSPCQNGGKCEDGMNTYTCWCPARFSGKNCELEMAKQCNVNNGGCMHFCVVDKIYGAVCDCAEGYRLALDSRTCEPTGQYPCGRLGASIAETLNSRSLSIGDENGNQSHSVNHINTTEQNTTESIPTDSPDVNGTSIPQPTLNNITSLFPTQPSKNATNTDHRIVGGNEATPGEIPWQVVFMEKVNKIAFCGGSLLSEQWVITAAHCVDGKVGSFFIRVGEHDVSKNEGRESDHGIAEYHIHPRYNSQRSLYNHDIALLKLKGPVKFSDYALSICLGSKDFTENLLRSAENSLVSGWGRLRYGGMESKTLQKVELPYVDRTECKGSSTDTISRFMFCAGYSTVRKDSCQGDSGGPHATRYQNTWFLTGIVSWGEECAKEGKYGIYTRISRYMYWISNITGITTGHMSNGDQQS is encoded by the exons ATGGTGAAGATTTATCCTATTATTTTGATATGCAGTTTGCTGCTTGAAACCTGGCTTTCTTCTGGAG CTTCAGTGTTTGTGCCGAGGGATCTTGCGGGGTCTCTTCTGAAGAGACAGAAGCGCTATAACACAGGTAGATTTGAGGAAATGATGAAGGATAATTTGGAGAGGGAATGTTACGAAGAACGCTGCAATCTAGAAGAGGCCAGAGAGGTTTTTGAAGACCACGAACAAACC ATGAAATTCTGGATTACTTATATGG ATGGAGACCAGTGTCAGTCGTCTCCCTGTCAGAATGGCGGGAAATGTGAGGATGGTATGAATACATACACCTGCTGGTGTCCAGCCCGCTTTAGTGGGAAGAACTGTGAGTTAG AAATGGCAAAACAGTGTAATGTAAATAATGGAGGCTGCATGCACTTCTGTGTTGTGGATAAAATTTATGGAGCAGTGTGTGACTGTGCCGAGGGTTACAGACTGGCTTTGGACAGCAGAACTTGTGAACCTACAG GGCAATACCCATGTGGACGTCTTGGAGCGAGTATTGCTGAAACTCTTAACTCAAGATCTCTCTCTATCGGTGATGAGAATGGAAATCAAAGTCACTCTGTCAATCACATCAATACAACGGAACAAAATACCACAGAGTCCATTCCTACAGATTCCCCTGATGTGAATGGGACTAGCATACCTCAACCTACACTGAACAACATCACCTCACTCTTTCCTACTCAGCCCAGCAAAAATGCAACAAACACTGACCATCGTATTGTAGGAGGAAATGAGGCAACACCAGGGGAGATTCCCTGGCAG GTGGTTTTTATGGAAAAGGTGAATAAGATTGCATTTTGTGGCGGCTCTCTCCTTAGTGAACAGTGGGTCATTACAGCTGCCCACTGTGTTGATGGAAAAGTGGGATCTTTCTTTATCAGAGTGG GAGAACATGATGTCTCGAAGAATGAAGGAAGAGAGAGTGACCACGGCATAGCGGAGTACCATATCCATCCACGTTACAACTCTCAACGGAGTCTTTACAATCACGACATCGCCCTTTTAAAGCTAAAGGGACCTGTCAAATTCTCTGACTATGCCCTGTCCATCTGTCTGGGCTCTAAGGACTTCACAGAGAACCTGCTTAGGAGCGCGGAAAACTCCCTGGTGAGTGGCTGGGGGAGGCTACGGTACGGGGGCATGGAATCTAAAACACTTCAGAAAGTAGAGCTCCCCTATGTGGACCGGACTGAATGCAAAGGCAGCAGCACCGACACCATCTCCCGCTTCATGTTCTGTGCCGGTTACAGTACAGTACGCAAGGATTCCTGTCAGGGGGACAGCGGAGGACCCCATGCCACCCGTTATCAGAACACGTGGTTCCTCACGGGCATCGTCAGCTGGGGGGAGGAGTGCGCCAAGGAGGGAAAGTATGGCATCTACACTCGTATCTCCAGATATATGTACTGGATAAGTAACATAACTGGCATCACAACAGGACATATGTCCAATGGTGATCAACAGAGTTGA
- the mcf2b gene encoding proto-oncogene DBL isoform X1 gives MAEANPLRGLPRIQRAAMSFPGHLHLVLVLRPKTHLQTTGTDLGFRFSQDDFALKMPMVMLSSLTDLLRFIDENQLSTEFGGTLEECHSDWIVLQTAIESFAVTVKEIAQLLQTFGTELSEIELPDEASGIEYLLRAHTEKYRQMKDDIRSVMREGRQLLSNLEASKAVEGAAAEDRDISQDKERVQRLVAQLRDMEMAFDGFFEKHHLKLQQYLQLLQYEMSFHEMEAILEKLSAQEKAIDSVGTTVAQTEQLLKDLEMLETTAEEEMGRAQIIILHGHQLAASHHYALALIVQRCNELRHHSDTLTTALRAKRASLTRIRDLLLRLEETVRWCDEGAYLLANQLLDKFQSKEGAQGALRDIERLMETAPSVVRSNPDVLSLEFEAILTPQLQSQIEAVTEKLSTVQGMIQSRQACLRKLADIQVRPIQLVAPRPENSPRCKSPVFSPKHSFDVNSSLRFSFDLALPGKRASRKGPSTKKIEVMHDYEENRSCLSYSPEGVENPDQHKRHVMKELIETERIYVDELLSVLLGYRAEMDNPSLSNILPSVLRNKKEELFGNLPEIYKFHSRIFLQDLESCLETPERVGACFLERKENFQVYERYCQNKPRSDVLWRQCSDSAFIQECKKKLDHKLGLDSYLLKPVQRLTKYQLLLKELLKHSSNSQYASELQGALNAMLDLLKSVNDSMHQIAITGYEGDLSDLGRVLMQGSFNVWINHRKGPTRMKDMARFKPMQRHLFLHERALLFCKKREESGEAHDRTASYSFKHCLMMSAVGIAENVKGDVKKFEIWYNGKEEVYVVQASTVDVKIAWLTEIRKILNNQQKIDKVNAHPDGEQPLSPPLADSVRHMSVCMPWTSTQITGCSGCFDVLPHSKLQGASVSSEEADSGRVSPVLTDPVIVSPRPHHHNRRSWPGTSHSVDLCEGLEDWTTDLSNISDSDEEDDVLLVPGRYRAMLDHLKCGKDDVIIKCGDVIHVLQESAMGLWHVKNLTRGGEGNLPVDTLLRMLGDASQSPSIRSGGGLMVREI, from the exons GCCATAGAGAGTTTTGCAGTGACAGTGAAAGAGATCGCTCAATTGCTGCAGACATTTGGCACAGAACTGTCTGAGATCGAGCTGCCTGATGAAGCCAGTGGCATTGAGTACCTCCTCAGAGCGCATACTGAAAAATACAGGCAGATGAAG GATGACATTAGGTCAGTTATGAGGGAAGGACGCCAGCTTCTCTCAAACCTTGAGGCCTCAAAAGCAGTGGAAGGCGCTGCAGCAGAAGACAGAGACATCAGCCAAGACAAAGAAAGAGTGCAGAG GCTTGTGGCACAGTTACGGGACATGGAAATGGCTTTTGACGGCTTCTTTGAGAAGCACCACCTCAAGCTTCAACAATACCTTCAACTGCTTCAATATGAGATGAGCTTCCATGAG ATGGAGGCCATTCTGGAGAAACTCAGTGCACAGGAGAAAGCCATTGACTCTGTGGGGACAACAGTGGCCCAGACGGAGCAGTTGCTCAAAGACCTTGAGATGCTGGAGACCACAGCAGAG GAAGAAATGGGCCGTGCTCAGATTATTATTCTGCATGGGCACCAGCTGGCAGCGAGTCATCACTACGCTCTTGCCCTAATAGTTCAGCGCTGCAATGAACTGAGGCATCACTCTGACACTCTCACAACAGCTCTGCGTGCCAAACGGGCATCTCTCACACGCATACGAGACCTGCTGTTGCGGTTGGAGGAG ACTGTGCGTTGGTGTGATGAGGGGGCCTATCTGCTGGCTAACCAGCTGTTGGATAAGTTTCAGTCCAAAGAGGGGGCGCAGGGAGCCCTGCGAGACATTGAGAGACTCATGGAGACGGCGCCCTCAGTGGTGCGGTCTAACCCGGATGTTCTTAGTCTGGAGTTTGAAGCAATACTCACACCACAGTTACAG TCTCAAATAGAGGCTGTCACAGAGAAGTTATCAACAGTGCAGGGAATGATCCAGAGCAGACAAGCCTGTCTGAGGAAACTGGCTGATATCCAGGTCAGACCCATCCAGCTAGTCGCTCCAAGGCCCGAGAACTCACCACGCTGCAAATCCCCTGTATTCTCTCCAAAGCACA GTTTTGACGTGAACTCCAGTTTAAGGTTTTCTTTTGATCTCGCTCTTCCTGGAAAAAGGGCCTCACGGAAAGGTCCCAGCACTAAAAAG ATAGAGGTCATGCACGACTATGAGGAGAACCGCAGCTGTCTGTCTTACAGCCCAGAGGGAGTTGAGAACCCTGACCAGCACAAACG CCACGTAATgaaggagctgattgagacggaGAGAATCTATGTGGATGAGCTGCTGTCTGTTTTGCTG GGTTACAGGGCAGAGATGGATAACCCGTCTCTCTCTAATATACTGCCATCTGTACTGCGAAACAAGAAAGAAGAGCTATTCGGAAATCTGCCGGAGATCTATAAATTTCACAGCAG GATATTTCTGCAGGACCTCGAGAGCTGCTTAGAGACCCCAGAGAGAGTGGGAGCGTGCTTTCTGGAACGG AAAGAAAATTTTCAGGTCTATGAGCGCTACTGCCAGAACAAGCCTCGCTCAGATGTCCTCTGGAGGCAGTGTTCAGATTCAGCCTTCATCCAG GAgtgcaaaaagaagctggatcaTAAACTAGGTCTGGACTCATATTTGCTGAAACCTGTTCAACGTTTAACCAAGTACCAGCTTCTTCTGAAG GAACTACTAAAACATAGCTCAAACTCACAGTATGCGTCTGAGCTGCAGGGGGCGCTAAATGCCATGCTGGACCTCCTCAAGTCTGTCAATGACTCCATGCATCAAATTGCCATCACTGGTTATGAG GGAGATTTGAGTGACCTGGGCCGTGTCCTTATGCAGGGGTCTTTCAACGTCTGGATCAACCATAGGAAAGGGCCAACACGCATGAAGGACATGGCTCGCTTTAAACCAATGCAAAGGCATCTGTTTCTTCACGAAAGAGCTCTGCTTTTCTGCAAGAAGAGAGAGGAGAGTGGAGAAGCACATGATCGGACAGCCTCTTACAGCTTCAAACACTGCCTGatg ATGAGTGCTGTTGGTATCGCAGAAAACGTCAAAGGAGATGTAAAGAAGTTTGAAATTTGGTATAATGGAAAAGAGGAGGTGTATGTTGTTCAG GCTTCAACTGTAGATGTGAAGATTGCATGGCTCACTGAGATTAGAAAAATCCTAAACAATCAGCAAAAGATTGACAAAG TTAATGCTCACCCGGACGGTGAGCAGCCATTATCTCCACCCTTGGCCGACAG TGTGAGGCATATGTCCGTATGCATGCCCTGGACGTCCACACAGATCACTGGCTGCTCAGGTTGTTTTGATGTCCTTCCTCACAGCAAGCTCCAGGGGGCGTCCGTCAGCTCGGAGGAGGCCGATTCAGGCCGCGTGAGTCCGGTTTTGACAGACCCAGTCATCGTTTCTCCGCGTCCTCACCACCACAATCGCCGCA GCTGGCCAGGGACATCTCACTCTGTGGACCTCTGTGAGGGTCTGGAGGACTGGACCACTGACCTTTCGAACATCTCAGACTCTGATGAAGAAGACGATGTGCTGCTG GTTCCTGGAAGGTATAGAGCAATGCTGGACCATTTAAAGTGTGGCAAGGATGATGTAATCATCAAATGTGGTGATGTCATTCACGTGCTGCAGGAGAGTGCCATGGGGCTTTG GCATGTTAAGAATTTGACTCGTGGAGGTGAAGGAAATCTCCCTGTTGATACACTGCTGAGAATGCTGGGAGATGCAAGCCAAAGTCCTTCCATTAGATCGGGAGGGGGGCTTATG GTACGGGAAATATAA